A region of the Apium graveolens cultivar Ventura chromosome 6, ASM990537v1, whole genome shotgun sequence genome:
ATTTATAATGACTTATTAGTGTGAGTATACACACTTAAGACCTTCGCATAGGCTATTTGCATAGTGTTTAACACTAAACGATCCTAATCGGGACTAAAAAGCGAGCAtttatcaccccttaaccttcgtcaaggttaattatGTGGTGAAAGCTGCTAACtagccctaatcggggctaattggCCCTAATCAGGGCTAATTTCCATGTACAAGATGCTAACTAGGCTCAaaagagcctaattttaagctagAATGCACCAATTGATCTTAATTGAGGCTAATATGCCCTAACCGGGACTAATCAGGACAAATCAACACACGTAAGATGCTAATTATCCCTAATTAACACTAATTACAAGAGTGAATTGGTTAAacggccctaatcggggctaattttATCACACAAGTTGTTAATTCCCCTTGATTTAGGTTAATTGCACTTAATACACACTATCGGCCCTAAAATGGGCTATTTTTCACTAATCATCCCTAATCTGGGCTTAAtcttaaaatcctgaaaatttaaaaaattcaaattttttatgattttttccatttttttccaaaatttttgaaattttttgcaAGGGTATCACCGGGGCCGAGCAGACCTTCTGCTGCAGAAGGCTCTGCTCGGCCACATGCCCTTGCATATGGGCTGCTTGGCCTAGGGCGGTCGGCCACCTCCTGGTTGGCCTGGAGCAGGTCCTCCTGCTCCGTGCTGACCAGGGGTGCTTGCTCCAATTTTTTTTGTGGAACCTCTTACTCAGATTGAAATCTTCTACATACTCTTTCATGCCCTTCTTGCTCTTGGTTGTCCATGGAATTAATCTCATGGTTGCCCTTGAGTTCCTCATGGCTTTGCTAGGCTGTTTCAGTGAACGACATGTACTCATTCGTTTGAACATGTTGTACTTGTTCTATTGGATGTCTTATGCTTCGTTGAACTTGTCCAAACTTCCTTCGTAAGATGTTCTGTTCTCCAACGAACTCGTTCTCGTGGACATTCCAGTCTTCACGAAATTTAGTTCTACTGAGAGTTATCATTTCTGAGAAATTTCTAAAGGACCTCTCAAGAGGGCCTCCGCAGCAACTTTTGAAGGCCTCGGGGCTCTCCTACAGGAGCCTCTAGtcggccaaaaggcctcaatttgttggATATGAAGGCAAATTATGGAcgtcttggctctgctacggaggctcctggttggccaaaaggcttCAATTTGTTAGTTGGTCGGCCGGGAGCACTCCGGAGGGAAAATGTGGTCGTCTTGGTTCTACTACGGAGGCTCCTGcttggccaaaaggcctcaatttattAGATGGTCGTCTGGGAGCACTACGGAGGAAAATTGTGGCCGTCTTGGCTTTACTACgaaggctcctggttggccaaaaggcctcaatttgttggCTGGTCGGCCGAGAGCAATCTAGAGGGAAATTGTGGTCATTTTGGCTTtgctacggaggctcctagttggccaaaaggcctcaatttgttaGCTAGTCGGCCAGGGGTACTCTGGATGGACCTTGGGAGCCTCCTACAGGGTAGTCTGATCCGTTAGGAGGAGAACATTTTGTTCTCATACTCTTGAGTTCAACTGAAAAGCTAATCTTGTCTTAATCTTAACAAGCTTGGCTAATCATAGTGATTAGTATAATCAATCATTAGTTAAGATTAATGACTTGTGTTTGGCCTCAGCCAGCTTTTTCTCGGAGGACTGATACGATAAGTGGTGTCCTATATCGCTTTCTTCATTTATTATGTCATCCTTTCTTATTTTTTTATCGTTTTTCTCGACCATTTCCGTTGTTCTTTTTGAGAGGTACCTGCTAGCGCGAACCAGGAAGACTTACGACCTATTGTAGCTGGTGACCCTTTTCCTATAAATAAATATGAGAAATGTTCATTTTCATTCACACTTCCATTTTTCAACTTCTCAGATTCTCAAACTCTTACaagcttccatctttcttcaagCCCCTTAAGAATTTCTAGCGGACAAGGTCCTATCAAGTCCTCTTTTTCCCAGAAGGAAGCTCTGCACAAGAGGGCTACTATTCACTCCCTTTAAAGTATAGCTCTTGTCTCTCCCTTCTCCATTAACCGTTGTTCCAACAGCCTAAAGAGTATATTAGACGAGAGGGCAGACGAGTACCCAAGTACCATCCATTTTGATGTGTTTCTTCACAGGAGTATGCTCCATGAGAAAGATATCAAATAGATTCAGTCGACTTACTCCTGGCCCAACTGCTTAAAGATTTATAAAGCTAATCCTAGTGAGAGGGCTTGCAACCTTTGCCACCAAAGGTTATTCATGTATAAGGCAACCCTTAAGTCTGGGCTACGGTTCCCCCTGCATCCTTTCATTCTGAGGCTTCTATCTAAGCTCAAGATTCATACATGCCAGCTTTACCCCAACGAGTGGGCTTTCATTATTCTGTTCATAGTGAGATGTCATGACTTGGGTATCCCCTTGAGTGTGACAATGTTTCGAAGCATTTTTATGATGAAAGCTTCTCCTTTGAACCGACCTGGTTGGGTTGTGATACAACACAGAGCTCATGTTCCTCATATGGTGAACACCAGCTCTCTTCATGACTCAAACCACAAATGGAACAAGAAGTTTGTGGTCATTAAATGGAAGGGTGGAGACTGGGGGACGTACTTTAGACTGACTTCAGCAACCCAGTTAATAGTTCTCATTACATTCTTAATCTTTCGGATGCTGAGCTTCTACCCCGACACCTCCTCATTGATGATGATGGGATAACCCCTTATTGGGAGTTCGTAATAGAAACCAAGCTCGTTGAAGTTGGCCTTAGCAGCCTCCCTATAGaggttttttatttttatttttccttgACTTTCTGCAAGTTTATTCTTATATCTGCTTTCATTTCTTCTTCTTTCAGTTGCTGAGGCTCTCGACGCCAATGTCAACATGAGAGATGCTATTACGGGTAGGATGGTCAAAGATGCAGCCAAGAAGGCCAACCATGTTTATAAGATCCCTGTCTTCCTTGAGGCACTAGGATCCGGTCAGAAGAGGACTAAGGACTTTGATGTGAATGCAAGGACCCCTTTTGACTCTATACTCAGCAGTCCGGGACTTGCCCTTGAGTGGTCGAAAAACTGCACTACTCCTCCTGACCTCCTATTTGTCTCTTCTGGTGAGAAGCTTCTCGAGGGCGAGATGCTGGGGGTTCAAGCCCTGTACCAGGCACACTTCTCCTTCTATAAATTTCCGTTTAAGTGCACTTTTCCTTAGAACTTGAAAAATGTTATAGGAATCACTCCTCGGGGACTCGACCTTTCTTACTTAAGCTTTTTCTAATTCTATTTATGTGTTCCTTGTCAGGCCAACGCCTATTTTGCGGCGTCCTCTACTCAGGCTATTAAAATGAAAGGCGATTATGTTGCGCTGCAGGTCTCTATGAATAAAATCAAGATTTCTTTAGATGAGTGGGAGTCCAAGGAGAATGAAGCGGAAGGCAAGGTTGCAGCCCTGGAGAAGAAAGGCTCCAAAGCTGAGGCGAAGAGGAAAAAGGAGTGGAAAGACCTCATGGTCTCATATCACAGATCCTCATCCTTCGCTCAGATGATGGATGAGCATGATGATGAGATGCGGCCTGTTGACATGGTTCTAAGCTGGAAAATGGGAGTTTCTGATTCTTACGGCATGTACCCCGATGTGGTTGATCTGAGTCTTCTATCTTGTCCTGGGGAGATACCCACAATGGACCCATCCGGAAAAACTTCTGGGCCTGTGCCCTCGACTCCTCGCATGAGGTATCAATCAATTGGTCATTCGGGACTTTAACTCATGATCCTTCGGGATCCCTATCTATGCAATTCATTTAGTTTCATTTCAAACTTGtcttttatttttgaaaattggTTCTTCAGGACTTGCATTCTTCAGATGCTCGTTCTTAAATAAACTAGTAGACAAGATGGTAGAAATAAACTTGCATAGATAGATAGTATCTCTGAAAAATGGATTCAACCCTTACATAAGATGGTTTCCTCGACCTTATTCATAAACTTAATAATAAGTACTAGGAATATGTAGTGAAGGCcctaaacataataaaccttcaggtttgaaGCATGCCAAGTGCGGGGCACTTCAGCATCATTTAGGGTCTAACTTGTAGGATCCTTGTCTTAATGTATTCCGGACCTTATAAGGTCCTTCCCAGTTAGGGGCTAGATTTCCTTTCTCCCCGACTCCTGACGCCTCAATCTTCCTTAAAACCAAGTCTCCTTACTTCAAAAAACTTTCTTTAACCCTTCTATTGTAATAGAGGGAAGCTGTTCAGTGATGCTCTGCGGGCGTTGGCCTCATCTCTGACCTCATCAATGAGATCGAGACcgagcctcatgccttcttcatTGGTTTTTGGTTCGTAAGATTCGATCCTAGGGGATCCATGTGTGATCTCGAGGGGCACCACGGCCTCATCTCCATCAGCCTGCATGAATGGGGTAGCTTCAGTTGTCACTTTACAGGTGGTACGGTATGCCCATAGTATAGGCAGCAACTCATCCACCCAAGTGTTTCTCAAGCGTTCGACCCtcttcttaagtccatcaaggatgattctaTTAGCAACTTCTGCTTGCCCGTTTGCCTGAGGATGTGCAACCGAGGTTAAGCGAAGTTTTATGCTGTTATCGTCATAGTACTCTCTGAACTTTGCATTATTAAATTGTTTCCCATTATCCGTGACAAGGATGCGTAGGATTCCAAATCGGCATATAACATTCCCCCAAAAGAATTGGGTAATCTGCTTGATGGTTATTTTGGATAGTTccttagcctcaatccacttagtgaagtAGTCTATGGCTACTACAATGAACTTCCTTTCTCCCGATGCTACAGGAAATGGTCCAAGTATGTTAATTCCCCACATTGCAAAAGGGATGGGTGTGTTGATAGATGTAAGCCTCTCTAGGGATTATTTTACTATTGGAGCGTGCCTCTAGCACCtgtcacatttcttcacataaGCCTTTGCATCGGCCAGCATAGTTGGCCAGTAAAATCCCAAccgagttatcttgtgagcgaTGGTTTTGCCCCCTAAGTGTTGTCCGTAAATCCCTTCATGGGCTTCTTTAAGTGCTTCCTCCGCTTCAAGAGGTCTCAAGCACTTCAGATATGGAACAATGATGGACCTTTTGCAGAGATGGCCTTCAATCAATGAATATCTCAATGCTCTAACCGAAAGTTTGTGTGCCTCTTGGGCATCATCGGGGAGCCATCCAGTATCTAAGTGGGTCTTTATCGGGTCTATCCAACAGTTTATTACACCAACTGGTGCTATCAGATTTATGACATGAATAGTAGGGGTCTTCAAGACCTGGAAGTAGATACTTCTCTGGTAGTTCTCGATTTCGGATGAGGCGAACTGGGATAAGGCATCCATTGTGGTGTTTTCCTCTCTCGGAACATGTTATGCGTACCATTTATCGAACTGAGTCATTATTCCCTTTACGACTCTCAGGTACTTGGCCATAGTATCATATTTGGCCTCAAACTCTCCATTAACTTGAGCAACTACAAATCTTGAGTCTCCAAGGACCTTCAGGATTTTGTCCCTCACGGCTCTAGCTAAGATTAAGCCGGCTATCAACGCTTCATATTCTACTTCATTATTCATAGTTAGAaagtccaacttcaaagcatactcaatcataaaccatcagggctttgcaaaactaGGCATGCACCACTAGATTTTTTTGGACGCCCCGCCAAATTGGAGAACCCAATACTCCTTCAGGGTTATTTCTTTATCCTTCTCTTTCTCTCCTCCTTCTGGGGTTACTATCtcttgccccccgacttcttggtcgttAATGGTGCATTCGACCACGAAGTCTGCTAAGGCCTGAGCCTTGATGGCCGTTCGAGGATTgtacttgatatcaaattctcctaactcaattggccacttgatgagccttccactggcctttgggctatgaagaatgttcctcaagggttggtccgtcaggacttcgatcttgtgagcctggaagtatggtctcaacttccTCGAGGCTGTGATGAGAGCAATAGCAAACTTTTCCGTGGTGGAGTAATTCAACTCTGCTCCATGGAGCCCCTTGCTTATATAGTATACAGGCTTCTGGagcttctgttcttccttcacgaGGACTACACTCACGGCTTGTTCAGATACCGCGAGGTACAAATAAAGGGTGTCCTCCGGACTTGGATTGGCCAACAGCGGGGCTTCAGTCATGTACTTCTTTAGTTTTTCAAAGGTCTCTTAGCTCTCAGCTTTCCATTAaaaattcttcaccttcttaagggttttgaaaaagggAAAACATTTttctccagacttggagatgaaccttCCTAGAGCTGCGATTTTTCCTGTCAGCTTCTGAATGTCCTTGATGGAGCGTGGTAGCTCCATGTCTAGGATGGCTTTGATCTTGTCGGGGTTATTCTCTATTCCCCTCTTAGAAACCATGTTACCAGACCCAATGCCAAAAGCACACTTGGatgggtttaacatcatcttgtggtgcctcagcacttcaaatgcctctctGAGGTGACTAATATGATCGGACTTGCTTATGCTTTTGACTAACATTtcatcaacatagacctccatggtcttccTAATTAGGTGGGCAAATATCTTATTTACCAATCTTTGGTatgtagctcctgcattcttaaatccaaaagccataacaagataacaaaataaaCCAAAGACCATTATGAAAGATACCTTGGGGGTGTAATCCTTATGCATTCTAATCTGATTGTTACCACTGAAGCCATCCATAAAGCTTAGCATCTCGTGTCCAGTAGTGGCATCGATTAGCATAACAATCCTCGGCAGGGGGTAACAGTCCTTGGGACAAGCATCATTCAAGTCAGTGAAGTCAATGCATATCATACACTTCCCATTGCTCTTCTTAACCATTACGGGGTTGGCCAACCACTGCActtcctcaatgaaaccagcttctAAAAGCTTCTCGACCTCCTATTTAATGGCTTCCAGTCTATCAGGGGCATAAGTTCTTTTCTTCTGCTTCACAACCTTTCGAGTCGGGTCAACGTTCAACCTATGAGTCATAAGGTTTGGGTCAATCCCAGGTATATCTGCTGTTAtccaagcaaacacatcactgTTCTCTTGTAGGAAAGTTATCATTTGGCCCTTCAAGGGCTTGTCCAGAGAAGCCTCAATATACGTGACCTTCTCCGGGTCTAATGGGAATTGGGACCAAATCTTCGGCTGGCTTCCCTCGCAATTCGTCATTCTCTcggacatccatgtcttctatggggAGGACATGCCCCCGGTTCCATCGGGCTGCAACATAGCTACGTTGGGCCATTTTATGATCTCCTTTTCCTTCTCCAACACCGTTCCTAGTTAGGAACTTCAGTACCATATGGTAGGTTGAGGGTACGACCTTGAATGCATGGATCCATGTTCCACCCATGATGGCATTGTAAATAGAGGCTGCCTTAACAACCTGAAAGTTCAACATCTGTATGGCCTCCCTGGGCTCTTCCCCAATAGTCACGGGAAGTTGTATCGCTCCTTCAACTTTGCATTCCACATGGTTAAACCCGTAGATGGGTGCGTCAGATGGAGTTAGTTGAGAGTCATTGTAGCCCATCCTTATGAATGTGTCGTGGAATAGAAAATCAATGGAAGCTCCATTTTCCACTAGGACCCTCACAACAGGAAAATTTCCAATTATCGGTGTGATATCCAGGGGATCATCCTAaggaaatttcaaaccttcaaggtccGCGTCAGCAAATTCAAGTGTCATATCTGACTTAGAATGCTTAGATGGCTCTCCAACTATACTCATTACTTCTCTCACATAAGCTTTTTGAGAGTTCCTTGTAGTACCAGCTGCAATAGGACCTCCCGAGATCATATTGATTACCGGCCCTCGAGGCTGTGAGTTGCGATCTCTGTCGTTACCTCTTCGATCATCTTCTCTTcgatcattatctctcttttggcctccggcctcttcacccttggtgaTATGTCCGAAATTTACCCTTCGGATCAGATACTCATTCTCATCCTTGAGT
Encoded here:
- the LOC141665440 gene encoding uncharacterized protein LOC141665440 produces the protein MDALSQFASSEIENYQRSIYFQVLKTPTIHVINLIAPVGVINCWIDPIKTHLDTGWLPDDAQEAHKLSVRALRYSLIEGHLCKRSIIVPYLKCLRPLEAEEALKEAHEGIYGQHLGGKTIAHKITRLGFYWPTMLADAKAYVKKCDRC